The stretch of DNA TGAGTCAGTATCTGTATCTGAGTCGGTATCTGTATCCGAGTCAGTATCGGTATCTGAGTCGGTATCTGTATCCGAGTCAGTATCTGTGTCGGAGTCGGTATCTGTATCCGAATCAGTATCAGTATCTGTGTCTGTATCAGTATCTGAGTCGGTATCTGTATCTGAGTCAGTATCTGTATCCGAGTCAGTATCGGTATCCGAGTCGGTATCAGTATCTGAGTCGGTATCGGTATCCGAGTCAGTATCGGTATCTGAGTCAGTATCGGTATCTGTATCCGAGTCTGTATCAGTATCGGAGTCGGTATCGGTATCTGAATCAGTATCGGTATCCGTATCCGTATCCGAGTCAGTATCTGTGTCGGAGTCGGTATCTGAGTCAGTATCGGTATCTGAGTCGGTATCAGTATCCGAGTCAGTATCTGTATCTGAGTCGGTATCGGTATCCGAGTCAGTATCAGTATCTGAGTCGGTATCGGTATCCGAGTCAGTATCAGTGTCGGAGTCAGTATCAGTATCCGAATCAGTATCAGTATCTGAGTCTGTATCAGTATCTGAGTCGGTATCTGTATCTGAATCTGTATCAGTATCCGAGTCAGTATCTGTATCCGAGTCGGTATCGGTATCCGAGTCTGTATCTGTATCTGAGTCAGTATCTGTATCTGAGTCGGTATCAGTATCCGAGTCAGTATCTGTATCTGAGTCGGTATCTGTATCAGTATCTGAGTCAGTATCAATATCTGAGTCAGTATCGGTATCCGAGTCTGTATCTGTATCTGAGTCGGTATCGGTATCCGTGTCAGTATCTGTATCGGTATCTGTATCGGTATCTGTATCAGAATCGGTATCTGAGTCAGTATCGGTATCCGAGTCAGTATCGGTATCCGAGTCTGTATCGGTATCCGAGTCTGTATCTGTATCTGAGTCAGTATCCGTATCTGAGTCGGTATCGGTATCCGAGTCTGTATCTGTATCCGAGTCTGTATCGGTATCCGAGTCTGTATCTGTATCCGAGTCTGTATCTGTATCCGAGTCAGTATCTGTATCCGAGTCTGTATCTGTATCTGAGTCTGTATCTGTGTCTGAGTCAGTATCAGTATCCGAGTCTGTATCGGTATCTGAGTCTGTATCGGTATCTGAGTCGGTATCGGTATCCGAGTCGGTATCTGTATCTGAGTCAGTATCTGTGTCTGAGTCAGTATCAGTATCCGAGTCTGTATCTGTATCAGTATCGTCTATAGACTCATTCGCAGCTAATCCCGCAAAATATCCGGCGTGGGTAGCGGCATCAGCAGCTTTCTTCTTAGCTGCTGCTGCTGAACTCGCAGCCTCTTTTGCTTTTTGCGCATGGCTGGCAGCTTCAGAATTTTTACCAGCTGCTTCAGCAGAATTGGCATTCTGGCGAGCAGTTTCTGCAGCGGCACTTGCGGCTTCAGCTTCAGACGCTGCTTCGGCAGCAGTACTTGCTGCTTCGGCTGCTTGTTGTGCATATTGATTTGCTGCCGAATTGACATCTGAGTACTCATCCGCAATATCAGCATATGATCCAGCAACATTGGCATATGAATTGGCGTCAGAAGTCGATCCGGTCGCTTCATCTGCAGCAGAATTTGCATCTGAAGTTTGTGTCGAGTTGACTGTTAAATAGGCCGTTCCTAACGTGACTGTTTGGTCACCATTCTTCATAACCAAGTAATAATAACCAGATTGACCCACCTGAACACTATTGAAATCTAGCTGATCACTGGTTGCACCATCAATCGCAATGCCATTTGACCCATCAGCATTTGGTGAATAGTACCATTGATACGTCATATCACTATCGTCACCAGTATTAGTTCCCTTTGGTACCCAAGTGAAGTCATCACCAGCGGAAACATTTTGATCATCTAAACCATTACCGATCGTAATCGTCATTGAGTATGAATATGAAGTCCCATCAGCATTGTGAATGGTTACAGTAACCGTGACGGTCCCAGCTTTATAAGCCGTTAACAACCCAGCATTATCAATCGTCGCGATGCTGGAGTCACTTGTGGACCAAGTCATTTCACCAGTAGCGTTACCTGGATTTGTTATAGCCTTAAATTGGTAAGTTGTTTTGTTATCCGCACCATCATCACCAGTGACATCAGCACCGTCAACATTGGAGAGAATAATATAGTCATCACCATCAATTGTGATTTCACTTGCAGGAATATCATCATCATAGATGTCGACTTCTGCGACATCACTCGCAATCTTAGAGACACCGATAATATGACCATCAAACACTGAGACCATCTGGAAAATCATGGTGCCGTCGAAATCGTCAGCAAGTTGTAAGACAATTGAACTACGACCAGTCATCACATTCAAAAGTAGGCCTTTACTATTATTATTGTCTTCACTAAGAATCGTCAGGTATTGACCGGCATCAGCAATGTCCATCCATTTCCCATTAATTTGAACTCTCCAAGTGGTGGTAACCCCAGTTGCTGGAAGACCTATTCCTAAAGCACACGCCCCTGAAAGCGTAATGGTACCGCCTTTTTTGGTTGAAGTTGACTTAGCCGGTTGTGCAGTCATCCCAGCACTTACGACCGAGCCCCAAATCGTTCCAGCATCCCCAGTGTTTTTATTATTCTCAGGGATTGTGCTGTTAGAGTAATTGGCTGCTTGGGCCGCCGCATCACCACTAGAGTTGGCAATCGAATTAGCGGTCGCGGCATACGACGTCGCATCCGTAGACGCTTGTTCCGCTAAACTAACATATGAACTAGCATCCGCAAAGTTTCCAGCAGCAACCGCTGAACTAGCTAATGACATATATTTAGCGGCATTAGCAGCGGCGGCATTGGCTTCAGCAGCAGCACTCATCGCGTCTGTCGCATAACTACGAGTTGCATTCACATAGGAATTTCCTAAATCAGTATTGTTTGCATATTGGTTTGCCAATGAATCCGCAGTCGAAGTTGCAGCACTAGCAGCGGCTGATCCGGCGGCAGCAGCAGTTTTTGCATCCGTTGCAATCGAATTATAATAAGTCGTTTGGGCATCCACAATTGTTTGAGTGACTGCGGCAGCAGCACTGGCAGCGGCAACCAAATAATTATTCGCATACGTGTTATTCAGAGCCGCTAACTTCATGGCCATTTCTACTTTGGCATAGAGACCATCAGCAGCATACGAAGCGGCAATGCTAGCTTGTTCTTGTGCCACATTAGCATAGGATTGTGCGGTCGAAGCCGCATTGCTAGCTGCAGCTAAATTGCCATCAGTCCCAGCGTTAAAATCACCACCAGCTGTGTAAGCATTATTGGCATCGTTAGCATGTGAAGCCGCGGCTGCCGCAGCACTGGCAGCCGAAGAAGCTGCCGCGGCTGCCGATTTAGCATAACTATCTGCCAAATAGTTGGCCGCATCACTATCAGCAGCTTCAGAAGCCGCATTATCTAACGCCTGATTAATGTTATCAATTGCTGAGGCATAGCACGAATCTGCCGAATCTCGATATGAAGAAGCATCTACTGCGTAACTTGCCGCAGCAACCGCACATGAACTAGCCGCACTATAATCACCAGCAGTTTGATAGCCGGCAATACTATTGCTAGCGGCTTCAGCAGCGGCCGCAGCACTCGTCGCTAAGTTCGCATAGGAATTGGCGTTTTTGTAGTCGTCTTGAGCCATACTCGTATAGAAACTTCCTAACGAACCCGTTAGATCCGCTGAAGAGCTGGCCGAACTAATGGCATCACTGGCCGCATTGGCAGCCGAGTTAGCGCTAGAAGCGTGACTAGAAGCCAGACTTGCTGAGCTGCTAGCTTGATTGTCATAAGTCCCAGCCGGATCAGTGACGACAATCGTAATCACGTTACTTGACGCTGTATACTTTTTAGTCGTTAAGCCTGACTTGTAACTCCCAGAAACCACTGTTTGGAAATAATAAGTTCCGGCTTGTAATAATGGTAAATTAAGCACACCATCAGTGCTGGTTTGATCCAATAACGTCCAATTTACTTTATCTGTCGACATGTACCATTGGTAAGTTGAATCTTTAACGGTCCCTTTGTTAGGGGTAACCGCACCAGTCAAGTTCGCGTTTTCACCGACATTAATATTAGGATTGGCGGTATTTAAAGTTGCACTCGCCGCTGAACTATCCTCATTACTATTGCTGACATCGGCGCTAAGTTCTTTAGCCAATTCGGCATTAACCACCGCTTCGACCGCATAACTTTCCGCAGCTGACATCGCATTAGCCGCGACACGAGCTAATGAATTAGCTTCCTTCGCGGTACCAGCACTCGCAGCAGCTGTTGCGGCTGAATTTGCTAACGTATATTGGGCTGCAGCTGAATCTGAAGCAGCTTTAGCATTTGAGGCATATTCACTAGCCTGAGTCCCAGTATAATTTGCCGCTTCACTCGCCGCTGAGGATGCTTGGTTGCTAGAATTGCCAGCCTGAGCGGCATCATTAGCTGCTGAGGACGCCACATCTGAAACGGCCATACTATTGGCCTGTGTGGCCGCAGCTTGGGCGTTGGCATTGGTTTCATCCGCTGTCGTACGCTCAGCGATAGCCGTCGTCATATTGACTGTACCGTTTGAGTATGCGGTACTGCCGGCTTCATAATCGTCATTACCAGCAGCAGCCACGGTCGCGGCATACGCATCTGCGGCTAAACTAGCGGCTTGATTAGCATTCATCGCAGCATTAGAAGCTGCCGCAGCATTCGTACTTGCCGTGTTATAGGCCGCACTCACGCTGGCATTGTTTTTGTCATATTGCATCGCCAAGTAAGCGTTATTCGCAGCTTCAGCAGCAGCGCTTGCGGCAGCATTAGCCGCAGCGGCAGCTGAACTTGCGGCAGCATTCGTACTGCTTGCCAGATCAACTAGACCTTGTGTGGCCGCACTCCGCGCTACTTCGGCTTGTGAGGCTGCAATGGCCGCCGCCGCATCAGCCGCAGCGGCAGCTGACATCGCTGCAGAACTCGCATTGGCATAATTGATCGTATTTTCAGTTGCGGCACCCGTACCACTGGCTAAAGCATCCAAATACATATTGGCTAAACTATTGTAATGTTTCGCCAACTCCGCTGCAGTCTGCGCTGCATCATAGGCGCTTTGAGCCGCACTTGTTGCTGCTTGGGTTTGCAACGTATTCACTAAACTGGCATAACTGCTAGCAGCGTCAGCGTATGAAGCCGCTTGACTTGCCGCGTTCGCTGCAGAATTAGCAACCGAACTATCAGTGTTGACCCCACTCCCGGCCTTTAACGTCTCATTCGCTTGATCAGCAATCTCACGAGCTTCATTGACCACTTGTGTCAATTCTGCATCCGTAATTGGCGCGGCTTCCTCAGTTTTCGCATTATTTGAAGTCGTATCCGTTTGATCAGTGGTCGTTACAGTGGTATCAGTCGTAGCCGCTGAATTAGTTGCTTCACTACTGGTTGCTTGGCTATTTGCCGTATCAGAATTAGCTGCCGAACTATCGTAAGTACTTGTTGCCTTGATATCTTCTAATGTATCGCTTACAGCACTCTCACTTTTAACACCAGCATCGGAGCCGGTCGTGGTTGTGTCAGTATCTTTACTGGTTGCCGCTGATTGATTATCGGTTGCAGTGCTTTGTCGCTCACTAGTCTGCTTAGCTTCATCAGCACTACTGCTGGCCAAACTTGACTTGGCCGTCTTGGCCGCATCATCATTGGCTTCACTCGCAGCACTACTTGTGGCAGTTTGATCCGCCGTCGAAGCTGTCGAAGACGCATTGCTGTTTACTTCATCTGAACTTGAACGCGTCTTTGATTCTGTCGAGCTACTGGCAGCAGAAATCGTCGCCGTACTCGTTTCATCACTGGTTGTTTCGCCAGCGGTTTCCCCGGCAAGTGCAGCCGCAGACAGATAGTCAGTCGTCGCAGCCGGATCAGTTTGCTCGTCAGCCGTCGAGCTCGCTGCATGGGTTTCCTCAGCCTCAGTTTCAATCACTGCATCATTATTAGTCGTTTTATCCGCATGAACCGTTTGTTGCAAGGCACCAGTTAATGCAAAAGTCGCCATGGTGGTAAATACCCATGAACGACCAACTTTGAACATCTTATAATGTAATTTTGGATCCCCTTTGAACGATTTATTCCTTAAAAGCTTCAAAATTATGCCTTCCTTCTTCAAATCTCCGTAAAGTACCCCAACTTAATTAATGAAATCTTAGTTGAAATTATGACTTCAGAATTATGTTCAACCCTTTAATCATAGTTCTCATTTTTTATCGTATCATCGAATTATTAATATCGGAAACATAACGGGGGTTGTTAAAGGTGCCTTTCCAGACCGTGAAAATGAGAAAGTCACTTTGCTTGCACAGAATTCACGGAGAGCTAATAGAACCGGCATAGTTAGTTCAATTGCCATTAAATCCACAATTGGAAACTTTATAAACTAGAGTAAATAGCTAGGTTATCCCATTCCATAAACTCAAATTAGATGGTATTAAAATAGTTCGCTTGTATTTTGCTGGTTATTGTTGGTTACGATTGTATATACATTAATCGAATCCAATCAGTTTAAAATGCCAAAAATTAATTAAAAATATTAATAAATCTATCATTTAAGCCCAACGATTCAAATAAGGTAAAATTCGGGCGACTTAATTATGTCAATTTAAGAACAAATCAAATAGGCTATCAATCTTATAAATTTCAGCTTAACTTGCGCCTGTCGTTCCGCCTCTTTAACCGGCTTCGACTCGCCCTAGTTCCCGTCGTAACTAGTAGTCCAACTAGAAATTGATTGAAATTAGTCCATACGATGCATTAAGAAGCCTCGACCATGTTAGGACTCAATCAAGAATCCAGATTAAGATTGGTTAGCGGCAATTACGACAAAAAAAGAAGCCCCCAGAATTAAATGCTAATTCTGAGAGCTTCTAAATTTTTAAATTGCTGAACGCTTATTTAAGGCGTGCAGTTAACTTTTTAGTTAAATCTTCATAGCCAGGCTTGCCAAGTAGCGCAAACATGTTGTTCTTGTAGGCTTCAACACCTGGTTGGTTGAATGGGTTGATTCCGTTCAAGTAACCAGAAATTGCGACAGCAGCTTCGAAGAAGTAGATCATATAGCCTAAGGTATAAGCATCTTGGCTAGGAATGTTAACGACCATGTTAGGAACACCGCCATCAACATGGGCCATAATAACCCCTTCAAAGGCTTTAGTGTTAACTTGTGCCATTGTCTTGCCTTCAAGATACTTCAAGCCATCAAGGTTTTCAGTTTCTTTAGGAATGTCAACGTCACTCGTAGCATTTTGAACCTTAACAACAGTTTCCATCAAGTTACGACGACCTTCTTGGATATATTGACCCAATGAATGTAAGTCAGTCGTAAAGTTAGCTGATGATGGGTAGATCCCCTTTTGGTCTTTCCCTTCGGATTCACCCATTAATTGCTTCCACCATTCTGAGAACATCGCCATATTTGGTTCGTAGTTTTCAAGAATTTCAGTGGTATAACCCTTCCGGTACAAAATGTTCCGGAAAGCAGCATATTGGTAAGCTTCGTTCTTAGTCAAATCAGCATCGCTGTATTGACTCTTACCATCAGCAGCACCCTTCATTAATGAATCGATGTCGCCACCAGAAACGGCAATTGGTAATAAACCAACTGGAGTCAAAACAGTGAAACGGCCACCAACGTCATCAGGAATAACGAATGATTCGTAACCTTCAGCATCAGCTTCTTGCTTCAACGCACCACGTTTGCGGTCAGTTGTGGCAAAAATCCGGCCTTTAGCTGCAGCTTCACCATACTTCGCAATTAACTTTTCTTTGAAGACCCGGAAAGCGATTGAAGGTTCAGTCGTCGTCCCAGACTTCGAAATAATGTTAACAGAGAAGTCACGGTCACCGATCATATGAATTAAATCGTTGACGTATGAAGGTGAAATTGAGTTCCCAGCAAAGACAACTTGTGGGAATTTACGGTCTTCACGTGAAAGTGATGACCAGAATGTTTCATGTAAGAATTCAATGGCTGCCCGAGCACCGAGGTATGAACCACCAATCCCGATTACTACTAAGACGTCTGAGTCTGATTGAATCTTCTTTGCAGCCGCTTTAATGCGGGCAAATTCTTCCTTGTCGTAATCTAGTGGTAAGTCTAACCAGCCGCGGAAATCATTACCGGCGCCAGTACCTTCACGCAGCTCCTTGTCAGCAGCTGTGACCATAGCTTGCATTTCGCCAAGTTCGTTATCATGCACGAACTTAGTTAAATTAGAGCTGTCAAATGAAATGTGTGCCATTTATTATTACCTCTTTCTATACATATTTAACAACTCACATTATACAATAGGAGCGAACCGAATGAAAAGCGCTTACCCGGTTTTTTCGTGAATTTTCGTAAATTATGTAAAAAATAAGTAAATTTATCAATCAAAAAAGGCGCAGATAACGAATTGTTATCGCGTCTGATTGCGTTTTAGACCTTTTTAAAATAATTTAATTAATTTTCAGGTAAAACTTTTTACTAAGCCTTCATCAAGGATAGGGCGACCCCACCAATAATAACCAAGATAGACCCCACGATGACATACACCATTTCCCGTTTCGTTTTACGCTCACCTAACAAATAGATGCTCCCGAAAGTTGAAATAACGATGCCCATTTGTGAAAGTGAGTACGCAATCGCTTGACCGATTTGAGCCATGGCCATGAACATAAATAAATTTCCAACGCCCCAAACCAAACCAGTGATGATGTTTCGATAAGTAGCTCGTTGTGTCCATGGTTTGTCTTTAAAGGACCAAACTAAGGCCCCTATCAACATCCCAATCGCTTGTGGCATTACGACCGCTTGCGCATCAACATTCCCATAATGCACGACAATCGTGTAACCTGCATAGCCAATCGTTGATAAAATCAGTGCCCGAATTCCGACGCCCCAATTTTCAGATAGCCGGCGATTCGGATCAGAACGGTCTGTTAAAGAGGTCAAAACTGCCCCAGCAATCAAGACGATCACTGAGATTGACCCAATCCAATACATCTTGCCATGCCATTCATTGAACAGCAATACTCCGGCTAAGGCGTTGGCCACTAACTGCATCCCGGTCGACATTGGGGTGGTCCGCGAAATCCCAATTGCTTTCATTGATGTGAACTGTTGTCCTTGCCCAACACTCCAGAACAAACCGGAAATAATCCCGGTGACCCAGACCGCCGTGGTTAAGGATGGTTGTTTCACAATCCAAAGAATGAGCCCAAAGACCAAAGCACCCATTGTCATACCAAGGGTCTGTTGCCGCGCAGAACCGCCCATATGACCACTAATTAAGCCGATACTACCCCACGCAATTGCAGGAATCAGTGCAATTAGAATTCCCATTAATCATAATCCTCATTTCTATTTTTTCTCTCATGCCTAACGACAAGAAATAAGTTTATCAGGAAAGTAACCGTTTTACCAGTCTTAAATAGCGTTCACAGCTGAAATATAATTATTTTTATATTTTCATGAATTCGTTTTCTTTATCAATAGAGACCGTTTTCAAGTAATGAAAACGGCCTCCAAAATTCGGTTTAAATTTTTTTTATTTAAGCTGTTATTTTGCCCTATTTATCTAATGTTAGGACCAAAACCTTCAAATAGTTGCTGGCTAAGTAAGCTTTACGCGTGACAAAATCATCCGGTAAACGGAACGTAGCGGTAACCGTATATGTTCGATCACTACCAATAAAGGCATCACTGACGGCTTCATTGAATCGCTTCATGGAGAAATTATTGGCGGTCGTTGCCACGACTAATTGGCCTTCACGCCGAACCGTTGGCAAAGCTTGTGCCAATAAATCGGTTAAATCGGTCGCTACTTGGAACTTTTGCTTCTTTACTCGTGCAAAAGTTGGCGCAGTGACCACAACCACATCGTAGCTCAAATGATGCTTGGCCGTGTAATCCAAATAATTTGGCACTTCAATCGTCCGAATCTCGTGCTTATCTGGATCGATGTTGTTCATCGCCAATTGTTCCGCAGTCGCCGAAGCACCCTTCTTATTGGTTTCAATAGAAATCGTTTTAGCGGCGCCGGCCACAGCCGCAGCAGCCGTAATACCATTCTCTTGACTGAATAAGTTTAAAACCGTCTTCCCTTGTAATTCAGCACCAGCCAACCATTCTCGAATTGGACGCATATCTAATAACAGGCCCGTATTGAGATCATCTTGTAAATGAACAGGATAAGTCACATTACCTTCCGTCACCAATAAAGGTTCTGGCGCAGCCGTCCCCGTCACAAGTTGGCTCTTCAAGTTGGCTTCACCAACATTGAAACGTAACTTCGCATAAATCCCCTTAAACTGGTGATCAGTGGCCGTCTCAAATGCAGCATAGAGCATTTCACGTTGTTGATAAACGCCTTCAGCGTACCATGTGAACACATAATAGTCGTTGTAACGATCGATCGTCACGCCACCTAAACCATCACCGGCCGCATTGAAAACACGTTGTGGTAAGTTTTCAGCCATCGTCGTTTCACGGCGAACTAACGCCGTCTTGAATAACTTACGGAAATAATCGACCGTTGGTGTCTGCGTTTCATCCACACTCAGCACCCAACCCAATTGCCGACGATGCTTGGCAATCAAGGCATAGCCCATAAATTGTGAACTCGCCATTAAGGTCACAAAGGACCCATCCGTCAATTTCATGCTAGGATCTTTTAAATCATCTTCCACAAGTAACGGATAACCGTCTTTAACTTTACGTTGGGAATTCCCAGTAATTTGTACTTTTTGCATATGTTGTTGCTCCTATTCGTTCAATTCTGATGAATCTAGTCTAACGCCATCAAGGTGACTAGATTTTAACTTACTTATCTAAAATAGCGGTAAATCGCTGTTCACAGCCATGTTAAGAGTAACATATTCGCGGCATCAGCGCGACTACAAGTTGTGCGTTGACCCCGTTTTATTCAACAAAAAAGTGATCCAAGCAAAACACACTCAGACCACGCTTTCAGTGCTAGTTTAATCTTCAATAATTGGCTTATCAAAGCCTTTATCCGGAAATGTTACCGTGAAGCAGGTTCCTTGATTTGGTTCACTCTTGACTTCAATCGACCCACCATGTTGTTGGACTAATTGATGTGAGATGGCCAAGCCTAAGCCCGATTCACCATACTTCGTGTTTTTCCGTGAAGGATCAGCCTTGTAATACCGTTCCCAAATGTTCTTCACTTGATCAGGCGTCATCCCAATCCCATGATCTTGAACAGTCACCACGGCAGCGTGATCCGTTCGACGCGCCGTCACTTCGATCGTCCCTTTTTGTGAGAACTGAATCGCATTTTGCATGATATTGAATAACACTTGTACGAATCGGTCATAATCAGCCCACACCGGCAGTTCATCGGGTGCCGTCAGTTTAAATTGATCTTCTGAAGCAGCCGCCTTCTTTGTGAGTTGTTCAACTAAGTTGTGTAAAACTTCAGTCCCATCAAAATTGGTCTTATTTAAAGCAATCTGACCGGTCCGAATCTTTTCATAATCTAAGTTCTCGTTGACCAACCGAATCAAGCGTTTCGTTTCATTTTGCATCAGCTCGATCGAATGAGCCTTATCCTCTTCTGGAATGGCGTCATAAGCCAAGCCCTCAAGAATCCCATTGATCGTTGTTAATGGCGTCCGCATTTCGTGCGCTGCGTCAGCCATAAATTCACGCCGCCGTTTCTCTTGGCGTTTGATTTCTTCATTAGAAGACCGTAAAGAATTCACCATGCCATTGAAATCATCCGCCAAGTCGTCAATTTCATCCTTGTGATTACTCTCAACTTGAATATCGAAATCACCACTCGCCACTGAATGGGTAGCGTACCGCAAGCGATTAATTCGCCGAACAGAATAGCGAGCCAAAATGTAACTCAGTAGTAACGCTGCGATACCGGAAACAAGCAACGCAATGAACAAATTATTTTCGATTTGTTGTTCATTCGCTTGTAACGTTTGTTCAAACGACCCCATCGAAATCGCGCCGACAAACTTCTTGGTCGTGCCACTCTTATAGAACAATGGCACTAAGACATCAATCGTCCGTAATGACGGTGTATTCACGGGGCGATCATGGTTACGAGATTTGAACGACACGTGTGGTGACTTGGTGATCGTCTTATTTTGTTTCAACTTTTTCCAGTCAGCAATCGAAATACTAGGCGCATAGAATGAGCCACTGGGCGCACTATTCAATCCCATCGAAGTCGGATAAACGACCTTCTTATTCGCATCGTATACTGAAAAATGAATATGTTGATCACGTAAAATTGCGGTCCCATCATTTAAGAATTGTTGGTTAAAACCCACCACTTTTTTCGTTTGTGTATTGTAACGAATCGCTTCTTTTTCAATACTAGTGGCATACTGCTGGAGTTGTTGCCAAGAATTCTGGTAAATCATGGTTTTAGTGGTTCGAATAAACGCAAAACCTAACACAACGATCACCGTGATGATCACCGCAAAAAACGCGAGCATTTGTTGGTAGATCAGTTTCATTT from Lactiplantibacillus brownii encodes:
- a CDS encoding GRP family sugar transporter, whose translation is MGILIALIPAIAWGSIGLISGHMGGSARQQTLGMTMGALVFGLILWIVKQPSLTTAVWVTGIISGLFWSVGQGQQFTSMKAIGISRTTPMSTGMQLVANALAGVLLFNEWHGKMYWIGSISVIVLIAGAVLTSLTDRSDPNRRLSENWGVGIRALILSTIGYAGYTIVVHYGNVDAQAVVMPQAIGMLIGALVWSFKDKPWTQRATYRNIITGLVWGVGNLFMFMAMAQIGQAIAYSLSQMGIVISTFGSIYLLGERKTKREMVYVIVGSILVIIGGVALSLMKA
- a CDS encoding class I SAM-dependent methyltransferase, which translates into the protein MQKVQITGNSQRKVKDGYPLLVEDDLKDPSMKLTDGSFVTLMASSQFMGYALIAKHRRQLGWVLSVDETQTPTVDYFRKLFKTALVRRETTMAENLPQRVFNAAGDGLGGVTIDRYNDYYVFTWYAEGVYQQREMLYAAFETATDHQFKGIYAKLRFNVGEANLKSQLVTGTAAPEPLLVTEGNVTYPVHLQDDLNTGLLLDMRPIREWLAGAELQGKTVLNLFSQENGITAAAAVAGAAKTISIETNKKGASATAEQLAMNNIDPDKHEIRTIEVPNYLDYTAKHHLSYDVVVVTAPTFARVKKQKFQVATDLTDLLAQALPTVRREGQLVVATTANNFSMKRFNEAVSDAFIGSDRTYTVTATFRLPDDFVTRKAYLASNYLKVLVLTLDK
- a CDS encoding HAMP domain-containing sensor histidine kinase, translated to MKLIYQQMLAFFAVIITVIVVLGFAFIRTTKTMIYQNSWQQLQQYATSIEKEAIRYNTQTKKVVGFNQQFLNDGTAILRDQHIHFSVYDANKKVVYPTSMGLNSAPSGSFYAPSISIADWKKLKQNKTITKSPHVSFKSRNHDRPVNTPSLRTIDVLVPLFYKSGTTKKFVGAISMGSFEQTLQANEQQIENNLFIALLVSGIAALLLSYILARYSVRRINRLRYATHSVASGDFDIQVESNHKDEIDDLADDFNGMVNSLRSSNEEIKRQEKRRREFMADAAHEMRTPLTTINGILEGLAYDAIPEEDKAHSIELMQNETKRLIRLVNENLDYEKIRTGQIALNKTNFDGTEVLHNLVEQLTKKAAASEDQFKLTAPDELPVWADYDRFVQVLFNIMQNAIQFSQKGTIEVTARRTDHAAVVTVQDHGIGMTPDQVKNIWERYYKADPSRKNTKYGESGLGLAISHQLVQQHGGSIEVKSEPNQGTCFTVTFPDKGFDKPIIED
- a CDS encoding glucose-6-phosphate isomerase, whose amino-acid sequence is MAHISFDSSNLTKFVHDNELGEMQAMVTAADKELREGTGAGNDFRGWLDLPLDYDKEEFARIKAAAKKIQSDSDVLVVIGIGGSYLGARAAIEFLHETFWSSLSREDRKFPQVVFAGNSISPSYVNDLIHMIGDRDFSVNIISKSGTTTEPSIAFRVFKEKLIAKYGEAAAKGRIFATTDRKRGALKQEADAEGYESFVIPDDVGGRFTVLTPVGLLPIAVSGGDIDSLMKGAADGKSQYSDADLTKNEAYQYAAFRNILYRKGYTTEILENYEPNMAMFSEWWKQLMGESEGKDQKGIYPSSANFTTDLHSLGQYIQEGRRNLMETVVKVQNATSDVDIPKETENLDGLKYLEGKTMAQVNTKAFEGVIMAHVDGGVPNMVVNIPSQDAYTLGYMIYFFEAAVAISGYLNGINPFNQPGVEAYKNNMFALLGKPGYEDLTKKLTARLK